The Halobacillus ihumii genomic sequence CTAAAAAATACATCCGCCTTCATGTCATGGATCAGCCAGGCATGCTGATGGAGCTGACAAAGATTTTTGCCCAATACGGCATCTCTTTTGACCAAATCATTCAGCGACAGGCGGATCAGAACGACGAACGGGAACTAATGATGATCACGCACCAAGTAAGTGAAGAGGATTTTGATAAAGCTTATAATGAACTGGAAGCTCTGGACACCATCCGATCAATTGACAGCGTGTTTCGAGTAGATGGAGGGAAATGACATGTGGAAAGGATTACTACATCACTATAATGAACTTTTGCCAATTAATGAACAAACACCAAGCTTGACATTGCACGAGGGAAACACTCCCCTCCTCCCGATCCCGACGATTTCAGAAAAACTGGGGATCGAAGCTTATGTAAAAATTGAAGGAGCTAATCCGACTGGATCGTTTAAAGACAGAGGGATGGTGCTTGCCATGGCAAAAGCGATTGAAGAAGGGTCAGAAGCCGTCATTTGCGCGTCGACTGGCAATACCTCTGCATCTGCTGCTGCCTTTGCAGCTCGGGCTGGACTGAGATGTATCGTCGTCATTCCTGATGGAAAAATTGCTGAAGGAAAGCTTGCGCAGGCAGTTATGTACGGAGCTGAAATTTTTGCGATCAAGGGAAACTTTGACCAAGCTTTAAAAATGGTCCGGGAGATTGCTGAAAAGGAACCCGTCACTCTTGTTAACTCAGTAAATCCATACAGAATTGAAGGTCAAAAGACGGCAGCTTTCGAAGTATGCGACACGCTGGGTAAAGCTCCTGACTTTCTATCCATTCCAGTGGGCAATGCAGGGAACATTACTGCCTACTGGCGCGGATTTAAGGAATACCATGAGCAGCACGGCTATCAGCTTCCGCAAATGATCGGATTTGAAGCAAGTGGATCAGCAGCGATTGTGCGGAACGAAGTTGTGGAGAATCCTGAAACATTGGCTACAGCAATCAGAATCGGAAACCCGGCAAGCTGGCAGCC encodes the following:
- the thrC gene encoding threonine synthase, with protein sequence MWKGLLHHYNELLPINEQTPSLTLHEGNTPLLPIPTISEKLGIEAYVKIEGANPTGSFKDRGMVLAMAKAIEEGSEAVICASTGNTSASAAAFAARAGLRCIVVIPDGKIAEGKLAQAVMYGAEIFAIKGNFDQALKMVREIAEKEPVTLVNSVNPYRIEGQKTAAFEVCDTLGKAPDFLSIPVGNAGNITAYWRGFKEYHEQHGYQLPQMIGFEASGSAAIVRNEVVENPETLATAIRIGNPASWQPAVAAASESNGSINEVSDDEIIEAYQWLAQTEGVFAEPASCASLAGTIKKVKDGTIPKGSSVVHVLTGNGLKDPVTAIDTSLVKPTIIENDIKQFSDAISGVHS